In one Chionomys nivalis chromosome 13, mChiNiv1.1, whole genome shotgun sequence genomic region, the following are encoded:
- the LOC130885518 gene encoding prolactin-3D4-like codes for MGGGRLTEGSTQVKQVSRVEVHTVVTSEMQLTSTFPSSAGMCVLLIVSSLLLWEHAASKPTSVVSTEDLYDRVVEQSHTAYNLAADIYYEFDSNFFKGSWFAERMPRICHTASIHTPGSRQEVNETKTEDLLKAIINITNAWEEPLKHLVSAVPSLPKPSDNMLKIVNSVKDKNLVLLEGLQTILNRTKTVYEETDSPVWSGLSDLKSADEDTQLFAFYSLVRCLRRDTHKIDTFLKVLRCRVVFNNECLS; via the exons ATGGGAGGTGGGAGGTTGACTGAAGGCAGCACTCAGGTGAAGCAGGTTTCCCGAGTGGAAGTTCATACTGTGGTCACCTCAGAGATGCAGCTCACCTCGACATTTCCAAGCTCTG CTGGGATGTGTGTGTTGCTGATAGTGTCAAGTCTGCTCCTTTGGGAGCATGCAGCCTCCAAACCAACTAGTGTTGTGTCCACTGAAGACCTGTATGATCGTGTGGTTGAACAGTCTCACACCGCATATAACCTGGCTGCAGATATCTACTATGAATTT GATTCAAACTTTTTCAAGGGAAGCTGGTTTGCTGAGAGGATGCCCAGGATATGCCACACAGCTTCCATCCATACTCCAGGGTCTCGTCAGgaagtcaatgaaacaaaa ACTGAAGACCTTCTGAAAGCAATCATCAACATCACTAATGCCTGGGAAGAACCGCTGAAACATCTGGTGTCGGCAGTGCCCTCTCTTCCAAAACCTTCTGATAATATGCTGAAAATAGTCAATTCTGTGAAGGATAAAAATCTTGTTCTTCTGGAGGGACTTCAAACTATTCTCAACAGG ACCAAGACTGTATATGAAGAAACTGACTCCCCTGTCTGGTCCGGACTGTCAGACTTAAAGTCAGCTGATGAAGACACTCAACTTTTTGCCTTTTATAGCCTGGTCCGCTGCCTGAGACGGGATACTCATAAGATTGACACTTTTCTCAAGGTTTTGAGGTGCCGAGTTGTCTTTAATAACGAGTGTTTGTCTTAA